CCTCGACAGCTGGATGGCCGATTACGGCTTTGCCCGGCTCGGCGCGCAGTACGCCAGCGGCGTGGTGGCCTTCTCGCGCTTCACAGCCGGGGCCTCGGTCACCATCCCCGCCGGCACGACTGTGCAGACCGCCGACGGGGCCTGGCAGTACACCACCACGGCGCCGGCAACCTTGGCGCCGACGCAGAACACGGTGCAGGTTTCCGTGGCTGCATCGACCCCTGGCGCCGGCGGGAATGCCGCAATCGGCGCGGTGTCCACCATCGTGGGCGGCCTGTCCGGTGTCGACACGGTGACCAACGCCGCGGCGTTCGTCGGCGGCGCTGACGCCGAAACCGATGCAGCCTATCGGGCGCGATTCGTCGTGTGGGTCAACGGCTTGAGCAAGGCGACCGGCTCGGCCATCGGCGCGGCCATCGGCGCCGTGAAAGCCGGGTTGACCTACACCATCACCGAGAACGTGACCTATGCCGGCACCGCCCAGCCTGGCCACTTCTTCGTCGTGGTCGATGACGGCACCGGCTCCCCGTCGGCCGGCCTGCTTGCCAGTGTTGGCTCGGCAGTGGAGGCGGCCCGCGGACTGACCAGCACCTTTGCGGTGTTCGCCCCCGTTGTCCTGACGGCCAATGTGTCCGTGATCGTGACGGTGGCCGGCGGGTACGACGCGGCCACGGTGCGATCTTCCGTGCAGCTCGCGCTGGCCAGCTACATCAACAGCTTGAGTCTCGGCCAGGCCCTGCCTTACAGCCGACTCATGCAGGTGATCTATGACGCCAGCCCGGGTGTGACCAACGCGGCCACCCTGACCCTGAACGGCGGCA
This is a stretch of genomic DNA from Aquabacterium olei. It encodes these proteins:
- a CDS encoding baseplate J/gp47 family protein, producing MDVSVGSITRAFIEANAAMALWLQSLVLGVLARSRASTSTGSDLDSWMADYGFARLGAQYASGVVAFSRFTAGASVTIPAGTTVQTADGAWQYTTTAPATLAPTQNTVQVSVAASTPGAGGNAAIGAVSTIVGGLSGVDTVTNAAAFVGGADAETDAAYRARFVVWVNGLSKATGSAIGAAIGAVKAGLTYTITENVTYAGTAQPGHFFVVVDDGTGSPSAGLLASVGSAVEAARGLTSTFAVFAPVVLTANVSVIVTVAGGYDAATVRSSVQLALASYINSLSLGQALPYSRLMQVIYDASPGVTNAATLTLNGGTADLAATAKQVIKAGAITVS